The genomic window TCAGCCGCGCTGATGATCCCGAGCTTCCGGGAGCCGATGCGTTTGAGGGCCTTTCGCAATCCGATAGCCTCTCCCTCGGCACGTCCCTCTCGGAGGATCTTCTGATACGTGGATGATTCGCGCATGTTCTCCACCCCCGTGATGACTCGGTCCACGATCTCGTCGGAGAACTTCAGGCCCATGAGGATGTACGTGGCGGTCCAGAGCGCCTTGAATTGGCCCTCGGGCGCCCCGGCCTCGAGCTTGCGCCGGATGGCCTGGAGGACGCCCGGCAGCCGCTCCTCGGTGACGTCCGCGATCGCGGCGAGGGGCGCGACCGCGGGGGCGGCCGAGAGGATCGCCTCGGCGGGCAGCTCCCAGATCCGCACGACATTATAGCGGAAGTCGTGGCAGGGGTCGCCTCCGGGCAGCTCGCGGCGGTAGAGCCCTGCCATCGCCGGCCCGTCGGCCTCGCGGGCGAGCAGCAGGGCGACGCTCCGCACCGGGAGCTCATGCCGGTAGTGCACCAGGACGTTGTACCGCAGCATCCGGAGCGGGAGCGAGGCGTTGTAGCTGGTCTGGAACTCGACGTGGGCGAGCCAGGGCTCCGGCTCGTCCACGCGGATCACGGAGTCGGCCTCGGCGGTGACGGTGGACAGCTCGGCGCTCTGGACCCGGGCCGGGCCGACGGGCCGGCGCAGCAGGACCTCCAGCAGCGGGCCGGGGGCCTCGCCGAAGATCTCCTTGAGGATCGCGTCGAACGGCTTCGCCATGACGGCTCGGCCTCCTCGCGAGGCAGGCCGCGTCAGCGCGGCTCGGGCCGGTCTCCCGAGTCGCGCGGGAGCTCGCCGAGGAGCTCGTCCCAGCCGTTGGTGAAGAGGACGCGCTCGCTGAGGCGCTCGAGCGTCTCGAGGTCGGCGACGCGGTCGACGGCCGCCTCGTGGGCCGGCTCGATCGCCCCGAACTTGATCCGGCCCAGCCGCTTGATCGTCCGCTTCAGCTCCTGGATCTGGCCCTTGACCACGCCCTCGTTGAGGATCTTCAGGTAGGTGGAGGATTCCGCCATGTTTTCCACTCCGCTGATGAGATGGTCCGCGACTTCGGCCGAGAACTTCAGGCCCATGAGGATGTACGTGGCGGTCCAGAGCTTCCGGAACCGGTCCTCGGGCGTCTCGGCCTCCAGCTTCTCCCTGATGGCGTGGAGGACGCCGGGGAGCCTATCCGCCGAGACGTCCGCGATCGCGGCGAGCGGGGCCATCGCGGGATCGGCCGAGAGCAGCGACTCCGCGGGCCACTCCCAGAGTCTGATGGTATTGTAGCGGAATTCCAGGGAGGCGTCGTCACCGAGGGGAGCGGGGCGATAGATGCCGGTCATGGCCGGTCCGTTGGCTTCCTTGCACAACAGCAGGGCGATGCTCCGCACCGGGAGGCGGTGGCGGTAGTGGGCCAGGACGTTGTAGCGGAGCATGCGCAGCGGCAGGGCCGGGTCGTAGCTGGTCTGGAACTCGACGTGGGCGAGCCAGGGCTCCGGCTCGTCCACGCGGATCACGGAGTCGGCCTCGGCGGTGACGGTGGACAGCTCGGCGCTCTGGACCCGGGCCGGGCCGACGGGCCGGCGCAGCAGGACCTCCAGCAGCGGGCCGGGGGCCTCGCCGAAGATCTCCCTGAGGATCGCGTCGAACGGCTTCGCCATGGCGACTCAGCGCGTCTCGGCCGGGCCGCCGGAGTCGCGCGGGAGCTCGCCGAGGAGCTCGTCCCAGCCGTTGGCGAAGAGGACGCGCTCGCTGAGGCGCTCGAGCGTCTCGAGGTCGGCGACGCGGTCGACGGCCGCCTCGTGGGCCGGCTCGATCGCCCCGAACTTGATCCGGCCCAGCCGCTTGATCGTCCGCTTCAGCTCCTGGATGCCTCCCTGTCGGAGGATCTTCAGGTAGGTGGAGGATTCCGCCATGTCTTCCACTCCGGTGATGAGTCGGTCCACCAGCTCGTTCGGGAACTTCAACCCCATCAGGATGTACGTGGCCGTCCAGAGCTTCCGGAATTTGTCGCTGGCGATCTCGCGTCCCATCGTCTGGCTGATGGCCTGGAGGACTCCGGGGAGTTCCTGCTCGGTCACGTCGGCGAGGGTGGCCAGCGGGGCGGCGGACGGGCCGGCCGCGATGACCTCCTCCGCGGACCACTCCCAGAGCCTCACGACATTATACCGGAATTCGAGCCGAGGTTCGGCCCCCGGGAATGCGGCCCCGTAATGGCCGCTCAGTGCCGGGCCGTCTGCTTCGCGTGCAAGCAGGAGGGCGATGCTGAGTACCGGGAGGCGGTGGCGGTAGTGGGCCAAGGCGTTGTACCGCAACATGCGCAGCGGTAGCGAGGCGTCGTAGCTCGTCTGGAACTCGACGTGGGCGAGCCAGGGCTCCGGCTCGTCCACGCGGATCACGGAGTCGGCCTCGGCGGTGACGGTGGACAGCTCGGCGCTCTGGACCCGGGCCGGGCCGACGGGCCGGCGCAGCAGGACCTCCAGCAGCGGGCCGGGGGCCTCGCCGAAGATCTCCTTGAGGATCGCGTCGAACGGCTTGGACATGGCGCGTCAGCCCTCGCGGAGCCACCTCGCCACGTCCGGGGCGTGATAGGTGAGGATCATGTCGATGCCGGCGCGCTTGAAGCCGGTCAGCGTCTCCAGGACGATCCGACGCTCGTCGATCCAGCCGTTGCGGGCGGCCGCCTTGACCATGGCGTACTCTCCGGAGACGTTGTAGGCGGCCAGGGGGACGCCGAAGGTGTCCTTGATCCGGCGGGCGACGTCCAGGTAGGCGAGCGCCGGCTTCACCATGACGATGTCGGCGCCCTCGGCCAGGTCGAGGGCCGCCTCGCGGATCGCCTCGTCGCCGTTGGCCGGGTCCATCTGGTAGCTCCGGCGGTCGCCGAAGGCGGGGGCGCTCTCGGCCGCCTCGCGGAACGGGCCGTAGTAGCCGCTGGCGAACTTGGCCGAGTAGGCCATGATCGGGGTCCCCGTGAAGCCCTCGGCGTCGAGGCCCTCGCGGATGGCCTTCACCATGCCGTCCATCATCCCCGACGGGGCGATCACGTCTGCGCCCGCCCGGGCGTGGCTGACGGCCTGGCGGGCCAGGAGCGGGAGCGTCGCGTCGTTGTCCACGTCGAGCCGGCCGCCCCGGTCCGAGAGCGGGCCGCAGTGGCCGTGGTCGGTGTACTCGCAGAAGCAGAGGTCCGTGATCACCAGGAGCTCGGGCGCCTGCCGCTTGGCGATGGAGACGGCCTCCTGGACGATGCCGTCGTCGCGGCAGGCCGCGGAGCCGAAGGCGTCCTTGGAGTCCGGGATGCCGAAGAGGAGGATCGCCGGGATCCGCAGCTCGACCACCTCGTCGATCGCCTCGCGGAAGCGGTCGAGCGAGAGCTGGAACTGCCCGGGCATCGAGGGGATCTCCCGCCTCAGGTTCGTGCCGTGGTAGACGAACAGCGGGTAGATGAGGTCGTCCACCCCCAGGCGGTTCTCTCGCGTCAGGTCGCGGAGGCGGGGGTGGGCGCGGAGGCGCCTGGGGCGGTGGAGCGGGTAGCCGGCCGTCGGCTGGAAGGTCATGCGGGGATCCTCGGTGTAAGCGACCGCGGCGGGGCGACCGGCGATCCGCCGGTCGCCCCGCCGCCGGGACGCGATCGATTCGATGGGGGGTGCGGGCGGCCGGCCGGCTCGCGGCCGGCCGCCCGGGGCCGATCAGTGGCCCCGCTTGCCGTGGCCCGGCGGGGGCAGGGGCGCCAGCCGGATCTCGGTGTTGTTGGCGTCGTAGCAGTCGAGGTGCAGGTGCTCGGCCGCCACGTTCTCCTTGAAGCCGACCTGGATGGTCATGTTGGAATCGGCCTCGATGCGGGCGATCTCCTTCCGCTTGCGGTTGTTCAGGTAGGTCGCCACGCTCGAGCTGACGGTGACGTTGATGCGGCGGATCTCCTCGCGGTGCGAGGCCAGCGCCAGCAGCCGCATGACGTCGATGGCCATGCTCTCGGCCGTCTTGACGACGCCGGAGCCGGTGCAGTTGGGGCAGTCCTCGTAGACCGACCGCTTGAGGCTGGGGCGGATCCGCTGGCGGGTCATCTCGATGAGGCCGAAGGCGCTCATGCGGAGGATCTTGGTCCTCGCGCGGTCGCGCTTGATCGCCTCGCGGAGGGCCCGCTCGACGCCGCGGCGGTGCCGCTCCTCGCGCATGTCGATGAAGTCGTTGACGATGACGCCGCCGAGGTCGCGGAGCCGCAGCTGGCGGGCGATCTCGCGGGCGGCGCGGAGGTTCATCTCGTAGGCGGTCTTCTCGGCGTCGTCCTCCACGCGGAAGTTGCCCGAGTTGACGTCGATGGCCACGAGGGCCTCGGTCTGGTCGATGACGATGGAGCCGCCCTCCGGCAGCGGGACGTGCCGCCGCTGGATCTTGGCGATCTCGTCCTCGATGCCGTACTTGTGGAACAGCGGCACCTTCTCTTCGTACAGCTTGATCCGGTTGACGAACCGGGGCATGACCACCCGGAGGAACTCCTGGGCCCGCTCGAAGGCGGCCGGCTCGTCGATCCAGATGGTGTCGATCTCGGACGTGAAGATGTCCCGGATGGTCCGGGTGATCATGTCCGATTCCTGGTAGATGGCGCCCGGGGTCCGGGTCTTCTTGATCCGCCGGAGGATCACCTTCCAGAGCCGCAGCAGGTAGGCGAGGTCGCGGGCGAGCTCCCGCTTGGATCGCTCCAGGCCGGCGGTGCGGACGATGAAGCCGAGCCCCTTGGGCGGGTTCAGCTCGTGCATGATCTCGCGGAGCTTGCGGCGCTGGCCCTCGTCGACGATCTTGCGGGAGACGCCGACGCGGTTCAGGCCCGGCATGAGCACCAGGTAGCGGCCGGGGATGCTGATGTAGGTGGAGAGGGTCGGGCCCTTGGTGCCGATGCTCTCCTTGATGACCTGGACGAGGACCTCGTCGCCGCGGCGGAAGATCTCCTGGATCGGGGGCTTGGAGGCGCCCCGCCCGCGGCCGGCCCGGCCGCCGCGCCCGGCGGCGTCCTCGCGTCGGGGGCGAGCCTCGGCGGGCCCGCGGAGGCCCATCTCCCGCTCGAGGGCCTCGATCTCCTCGATCTCCTTGCGGATCTCCTGCTCGAGCTCGGGGTCGATCTCCTCCTCGGCGACCCGGGGCGCGTCGGCCAGGTCGTCGTCGTGGAGCAGGTCCTCGTGGTCGTCGATGTCGACGTCGAGGCCGGCGACCTCCTCGATCTCGTCGATCTCCTCGATGTCGAGCTCGCGGACCCCGGCGCGGCGGACGTCCTCCTCGTCCGCGTCGCGGCCGAAGGAGGGGCCGAAGTCGGCCTCGGCGGCCTCGTCGTCGAGCTCGGCGGCGAATTCATCCTGGGCGGGCGAGCCCGGCTCATCGATCCGGTCGCGGTCGCGCCGGCGGCCGCGTCGACGCCGCCGTCGCTTGCCGTCGCGGCCCTCGCCGCGGGCGTCGGCGGCCGCCTCGGGCGGGCCGAACGGCTCGTCGTCGGCGCCCAGGAACTCGCGGGACTCGATGTCCGGGACGTCGTCCCGGGCCGCCTCGGGCCAGGCGAAGGCGTCCGGCGCGGCCTCGGGGGACGGGTCGGCCGCCCTCAGCCGCTCGCGGCGGGGGACGTAGCCGGGCTCCCCGGCGCGGGCGTGGGGCCTGGCCCGCTCGCGGGGGGGCTCCGCCGGCTCGGCGGGCCGCACGCGCTCGGGCTCGTGCTCCGGCTGGGGCCGGGCGTACCGCGGCGGGGCGGGGGCGGGCTCCGGCGGGGCCGCCTCTCGCTCCCTCGGCCTCTCCCGATCGCGGTCGCGGTCCCGCTCGCCCTCGGCGCCGCGGGAGCGGATCGCCGCGCGGCCGCCGCGGCGGCGGGGCTCGTCGGCCCTGGGCCCGGGCTCGAAGGCGTCCGGCTCGTCCTCGATCGGGGCCGCCGCGGCCCGCTCGTCCGGGGCCTCCAGGTCCTCGGCGTCGAAGGCCGAGGGCGCCCGGGGGGGGCGTCCGGCCGGCGGCGAGGGCCGGCCGCGGCCCCGGCCGCGATCGCGGCGCGGCTCCCTGGGGGCGAAGGACTCGATCTCCTCCTCGTCGCGGGCCTCGCGGGGCGGCTCGGCCTCCGGGGGCTCGGCCGGGCGATACCGCCCCCGCTCCGGGGCCTCGGCCTCGGCGGCCGGGGGCTGCGGGAGCCGCGACCGTTGCGTCCGGCTGGGGGGCAGGTCCGGGTCGAAGAAGTCGGCGGGGCGGGCCGATCGCCATCGCCCCTCGGCGGGCTCCTCCGGCGCGGCCTCCCGCTCCCGCTCCCTCTCCCGCTCATATTCCCAGCCGCGCTCCACGGCCTCGGTCCACGAGGCCCGCTCGACCTCCTCGCGCCTCTCGGCGGCCGGCTCGCGCGGCTCGGGGCGCGGGGGCTCGGGGGCCCGAGGCGGCTGGGGCAGCGGCCCCAGCTCGTCGGCGAGCCCTTCCCCGAAGGACCGCGGCGCCTCGGACCGGTCGCGGCGGCCGCGGATCGAGCGGTCCGGGCGCTCCCGGTCCCGGTCCCGGTCGCGGTCCCTGGGCGGGCGATCCTCGGAGCGGGGCGGCGGGAGCGACGGGGGGAGCGGCTCGCCGAAGGCGTCCGGCCTGGGCCGCCGCCGGTCCTCGCGGTCGCGGCGCGGCTCGCGCGGGCGGGCGCCCGGGGCCGGGAGCTGGGCCGCGCCGGGCTCCGGCTCGTCCTCGGCGGAGGCGGCCCCCTGGTAATACTGCGGCTCGACGTCGGAGACGTGGAGGAACCCGTTGCGGCCGACCGAGAAGTCCACGAACGCGGCCTGGATCGCCGGCTCGAGGTTCACGACCTTGCCCTTGTAGATGTTCCCCGTGTAGCTCTCGTGGCTGGTGCGCTCGACGTACAGCTCCTCCAGCACGCCGTTCTCGACGATGGCGATGCGGCATTCCTCGGGCTGGAGGACGTTGATCAGCATTTCTTTTTTCATGCGGGCTGTTTCCGGGAGTCACGCGGCTCGCGTGATCGTGTGGTTTGGGGTGTCCGATCCGCGGGGCGGATGCGGGGTCGATCCCGGTCCTCGGGGCCCGCGGGGCGGCCGGATGGGCGCGGGACCCGGTGGGTCCGGCGCGGCCGGCGGCCGGCGGGGGGAACGGCGATGCCTCCGGGGCATCCGCTGCGGGCCTATCCTCTCGTCTCGTCGCTGCGGGCCAGTTCGATGCGGGCTCGCGCCAGGACGGATCCTCGATCCAGCAGGTCGCGGAGGCCCAGGGTCTCGAGCAGTTCCTCGGGGCGGGCCGAGCCCTCCGGGGTCACCCGGAGGCTGGCCTTGAGCGTCCCGTCCTCGGTCAATTCGGCGTCCAGGAGCGCGGCGCGAACGTCGATGGGCTGCTCGCGGCCGTCGTCGTGGCGGCGGCGGATCACCGGCCGGCTGGCCTCGCCCAGGAGGGCTTGCAGCGCGGACCGGGCGTCCTGCCGACGCTCGGGGGGGACGTCGAGGTGGTACTCCGCGGCCACCGGCCGGGGGGCCGGGGATCGGTCGGGGAGGGCCTCGACGTCGAGCCAGTCGAACCCCGGAGGGGAGACGCCGCGGAGGCGCCCCAGGACCTCCTCCGGATCCTCCGGGCGGGACAGCTCGAGATCGACGATCTCGGAGCGCCCCTCGATGCCCAGGCCCAGGGGCATCGCGAAGACGATCCGCGCGCGGGGGTTGAAACCCTGGCTCAGGGCCACGGGGAGCCGCGCGCGGCGGAGCATCCGCTCCAGGCAGCGCAGCAGGTCGCGGTGGCTGATCAGGCGAAGGTCCCCTCGCTTGGCGAATCGGAGTCGCAGCTTCGTGGCGGTCGTCATGGCCTGGGGCGTGGCAAGGCGCGGCCATCCGGCGCGGCGGGTCGTCCGCGGCGGTCGATCGGGCCGTCCCCCGGGTCGCGGGGGGCCCGGCGCGGGGTCGGCGGGCCGGAGTCCTTGGGAAAGGGGTGAAGGGTTTCGGTCAAGGGACACTCGTGGTGTTGGCGGCCCTCCCGCCGGCATCCGCCTCGCGGGCCGCGTCGCGGCCGGGCCGCGGCGTGTCGGGGAGGGCCTCGCGGAGCCGCCGCTCGAGCAGGGCGGCCACCTCCGCGGCGGTCTCCATGGCCATCGCCTCGGCGGCGAGGGCGGCCGCGTCGTCGTCGCGGATCCCGCGGATGACGCGGCGGACCTCCGGGAGCTGGTGCGGCGGCATGCTCAGGTGCCGCAGGCCCAGGCCCAGGAGGAGCATCGCATAGAGCGGGTCGCCGCCCATCGCCCCGCAGACGCTGACGTCGATCCCCCGCGCCGCGGCGGCCCGGACCACCCGCTCGATCAGGCGGAGCACGGCGGGGTCGGCGGGCGAGTACAGGTCGGCGAGGGCCTCGTTGGTCCGGTCGACGGCGAGCGTGTACTGGACGAGGTCGTTCGTGCCTATCGAGAAGAAGTCCACCTCCTTCGCCAGGTGATCGGCCACGAGGGCCGCGGCGGGGACCTCCACCATGACCCCGACCGGCGGGTCGCCGCGGAAGGCGACGCCCTCCGCCGCCAGCCCCGCGGCCGCCTCGCCCAGCAGGGCGCGGGCCCGGCGGATCTCGGTGATCGTCGACACCAGGGGGAACATGATCCGGACGTCGCCCAGCGCCGCGGCGCGGAGCAGGGCGCGGAGCTGGGGCCGGGACAGCTCCGGATCCCGCAGGGTCAGCCGGATGCTCCGCAGGCCCAGGAAGGGGTTGGCCTCGCGGTGGGCCGAGGCCCGGTAGCGCTCCAGCTTGTCGGCCCCGAGGTCGAGGGTCCGGATGACGATCGGGCGGCCCTGCAGCGAGCGGATCACCGCGGCGTACGCCTCGTACTGCTGCTCCTCGGTCGGCGGGGACTCCGCGGTCAGGAACAGGAACTCGGTGCGGTAGAGGCCCACCCCCGCGGCGCCCAGGCTCAGGCAGGCGTCCACCTCCGCGGCGAACTCGATGTTGCCCCAGAGCTCCACCCGCGTGCCGTCGAGCGTCACGGCGGGGAGGCCCGCCTGGCGGGAGAGGACCTGGAACCGCTCCGACCGCTCCTCGGCGGCGGCCCGGTAGCGCCCCCGCGTGGCCTCGTCGGGGTCCAGGATGACCAGCCCCTCGTCGCCGTCGATGATCGCCGTGCGGGCGTGCCGGGCCCGCTCCAGGAACCGCCCCAGGCCGACCACGGCGGGGATCTCCAGGGCCGCGGCGACGATCGCCGTGTGGCTGGCCCGGCCGCCGGCCTCGGTGGCGAAGCCGAGGACCCGGCGGGGATCCAGGCCCGCCGCCTCGCTCGGCGAGAGGTCCCGCGCCAGGATGACCGAGGGGGCGGTCAGGTCGTCCTGGAGGCCGCCGGGCCTGCGGCCCTGGAGCTGGCCGAGGATCCGCGCCTCGATGTCCCGGACGTCGGCGGCGCGGGCCGCCAGGTGGGAGTCGCTGAGCTGCTCCAGCCGGGAGGCGTGCCCCTCGAGGATCTCGATGACGGCGTGCTCCGCCGAGATCGCGTCCCGCTCGATCCGCAGGCGGGCCCCGTCGCGGAGCGTGACGTCGCCGATCATCCGGGCGTGGGCGCCGAGGATGTCGGCGTACTGCGGCCCGAGCCGGTCGCGGGCCTCGATGCCGGCCTGCTCCGCCTCGAGCCCGGCGTCCCGCAGCGCCCGGTCCAGCCGCGCCCGCTCGGCGTCGATCGCCTCGCGGGGGATGTCCCGGGGGGGCAGCCGCCGGCCCAGCGGGCTCGCCGCCACCACCGGGCCGATGGCGATGCCCGGGCTGACGGCCAGGCCCCGCAGCACCTGCATGGGGGGGGCCGCGGGCGTCGCGCCGTCGGTGGGGTGGGGAGGGGCCGGTGGCGGCATGCCAGCTTTCCTGTCTTTCGCTCGGCCTCGCGGGGCCCGTCCGTCGCGGGCCGGGGCCCGGCGGGGTGCTTGTGTCGTCTCGGGGCCGGCCCCGGCGGCGGCCGCCGGCCGGCCCCGCCCGGTCATCGGGCGGGCTCCCGGGGCTGCTCCGGCACCGCCTCGCCTTCCTCGTCCTCGTAGAACCGGGCGACGACCAGCTCCTCGAGCGCCTTGATCGCGTCCTCGGCGTCCGGCCCCCGCGCCTCGATCTCCAGCCGGGTGCCCCGCTCCGCGGCCAGGGACGTCAGGTCGAGGATGCTCTTGCCGTTGTACTGGTTGCCATTGTAGAGGATCCAGACCTCCGACCGATAGCGGAGCGCGAGCTTGACGAACTTGTCGGCGGGGCGCAGGTGCAGGCCGAGGGCGTTGCTGATCTCGACCGGGCGCCGGAAGGTTGCGGGTTCGTCGCTCATCATCTGCTCGATCGGCCGGGGACGGGGACGGCCGCCGGCCGGGCCGGCGGTCGGGGCCTCTTTGCAAGGGATCGCCGGCCCCCGCGGCCTCGGCGCGGGGGGCGAGGACGCCGCGGGGCCCGCTCGCGGCGGGGCCCCCGCGCGGGGCGGGGCGGGGGAGGGACGGGATCCCGCTACAGCGTGTTCTGATCCGCGTCCTCGAGCACCTGGACGACCTGCGCCTTGTCGTCGGCCTGCCGCAGGAAGCTCACGAACCGCTCGTCCTTCAGGTGTCGCGAGATGTTCTCCAGGGCCCTGAGGTGGTCGCCGGGCTGGTTCTGGGGGGAGACCAGCAGGAAGAAGATGTTCACGGGGTCGCCGTCGAGGGCCGCGAAATCGACCCCCCGGCGCGACAGCGCCACGGTCCCGATCAGCCGGGTGAGCGTCGCGTGCCGCGTGTGGGGCACGGCCACCCCCATGCCGATCCCCGTCGAGCCCAGCTCCTCGCGGCCCAGGATGGCGCGGATCACGCTCTCGACCTCCGAGTCGGGGAGGTATCCGGACGCGTTCAGGCCCTGCACCATCTCCCGGATCGCCGCTTCCTTGGTCGTCGCCTGCATGTCGACGATGATCGAATCGCGAATCACGAAATCCGAAAGCTTCATCCGCCCCTCCCTACGATGGGCCGCCGGATCCCTGCCGGGATCCCTCGACGGCGCCGGTATCAAGACGCTCAGGCGGGCACCAAGGCCAGGAGGACGGCGGACCACCTACCCGCTGCGCTGCGCCCGCGGCCATCGCGTGCGCGGGCCTCCCCGAGGCCCGACGACCCGAGCCGGCGGGCTTCACGCCGATCCGGGGGGCTCCGCCTGGTCGCTCGACCGGGGCGGGACCCCTCCCTGAGACGCATCGCCCTTGTGTTTCTGGACCTTCTCTTTGTAGCGGCGGAGCTGGTTCTCGACCTTGTGCACGCACAGGTCCATCGCCGCTTCGGGGGTCGGGCCCACGTCGCTGGCGACGAAGTCGTGCTTGTGCTCCGCCGACACCAGGATCTCGACCTCCCAGAGCTGCTTCGCGTGGTTCGCGGCCACCTCCACCGCCATCAGTCGCCCGAAATACTTGAGCAACTTCTCGGACTTCTCGTGAAGATGGCGATGCTGCTCGGCCGTCAGCTCGCCGTGGCGCGTCGAGATCTCGATTTGCACTCACGTGCTCCTTCCGTCGCCCGCCCGCCGCGTCATGGGAAGTCGCGGGGCGACTACAAAAAGTAACCCGTCCCGGCGGCGGCGGTCAAGACGACACCGGGCGAAGATCGGCCGCCGGCCCGACGCCCCGACGGCGATCCGAGGGCCGGCCGGCGGCCCCCTGGCCCGCGCCCCGCCGCTCGCTTATGGTTGAGGGCTCGCGGCCCGCCGGGCGGGCCGCATCCGAGGCCATCCGGCCATTTCAGGCGAATTCGCGGCGAGGAGGGGCCCCGGTGTGGGAGCAACGTTATGACCCCCTGGGGGCCTGGCCGCTGTCCACGGCGGCGGCGGCCCTCCCGGTCCTGCTGCTCCTGGGCCTGCTGGCCTCCGGGAGGGTCGGCGCCGCCCGCTCGGCGCTGGCCGGGCTGGTCGCGGCGTGCCTGGTGGCCTGGGGGGCCTTCGGGATGCCCGCCCCGATGATCGCCCAGGCGGCCGGCGTGGGCGTCGCCTTCGCCGCCTTCCGGATCCTCTGGCTCATCGTGTCGGCGGTCTTCCTCTACGACATCGCCGTGGAGACCGGGGAGTTCGAGGTGATGAAGGCCTCGATCGCCTCGCTCTCCGGCGATCGCCGGCTCCAGGCCGTGCTCATCGCCTTCTGCTTCGGGGCCTTCATCGAGGGGGCGGCGGGCTTCGGCGCGCCGGTGGCCATCTCGGCGGCCTTCCTGGTCGGGCTGGGGTTCCGGCCCTTCCAGGCGGCCCTCCTGTGCCTCATCGCCAACACCGCCCCGGTCGCCTGGGGGGGCATCGGCACGCCGCTGCGGACCCTGGGGGCGGTGACGGGCCTGGACGTCGAGGCGCTCAGCGCGACGGCCGGCCGGATCCTGCCGCCGCTCTCGCTGCTGATCCCGTTCTGGCTCGTGCGGACGATGACCGGCTGGCGCGAGACCTTCGCCGTCGCCGTGCCGCTGGCCGTCATCGGCGGGACCTTCGCCGGCGTGCAGTTCCTCTGGTCCAATTTCCTGGGGTTCGAGCTGGTGGACATCGCCTCGTCGGTCTCCAGCATGGCGGCCGGGGTGCTCGTGCTCCGCGTCTGGAAGCCATCGAGGGCCTGGCGGTTCGGCCACGAGTCGCCCGGCGACGATGGCGACGGCGCGGCGGGCGTCGATCGGGACGCCGACGAGGCCGGGGCCGCGGCCCCCGCCCCCGCCCCGACGCCCCGCCAGGTCGCCCGGGCCTGGATGCCCTTCCTGCTGCTCACCGTCACGGTGATGATCTGGGGCCTGCCGGCGGTCAAGCCGCTGGGCCTGCCGGCCGTCAAGGACTGGCTGGACGCCCGGCTCTCGTGGAAGCCGGAGGTCCCGGGGCTGCACCTGAAGGTCGCGCGGGGGGAGGCGGTCACCGGGCATGCCCGGCCGGAGCCGCAGGACCTGGAGAAGGCCGTCCTCGAGGTCGTCCCGCTCTCCTCGACGGGGACGGCGGTCTTCCTCGCGGCGGTGCTCGGCGGCCTGTACCTGGGCGTCTCGCCGGCCCGCCTCGCCGTCCTGCTGGGCAGGACCGTGCGGCGGATGGTCCCCGCCATCCTGGCGATCCTCTGCATGCTGGCGCTGGGCTTCGTCACCCGCTACTCGGGCATGGACGCGGTCCTCGGCCTGGCCTTCACCCGGGCCGGGCGGCTGCTCTACCCGGTCTTCGGGACGCTGCTCGGCTGGCTGGGCGTCGCCCTCACCGGCTCGGACACGGCGAGCAACGTCCTCTTCGGCAACCTCCAGCGGATCACCGCCGACAAGCTGGGCCTCTCCGCCATCCTGATGGCGGCCGCCAACACGACCGGGGGGGTGATGGGGAAGATGATCGACGCGCAGTCCATCGTCGTGGCCGCGGCGGCGACCGGCGAGGGGGGCAGGGAGGGGGAGCTGCTCCGCGCCGTCTTCTGGCACAGCCTGGCGCTGGCCCTGATCGTCGGGGCGATCGTCTGGGCCTATGCCCACCTGATGCCGGGCGTCGTGGTCGTCCCCCCCGCCCCGGCGGGATGAGTCCGCCCGCGGGCGGGGGGATCTCCACGCGATGCCCGGCGAGGGGGCGGGCGGCCATGCCGCCGTCGGTGAGTCCGGCGGCGGCCGTGCCACGCGGGGGAACGGGGCGGTGGGGCCTGGGGGAAAGGCGCGGCCGGGCCCGACCGTTCAGTTCCTGCCCCGCAGCGAGGGGAGGGTGTCCAGCTCGGAGGGGTCGGACCGGTAGCCGGCGTCGGGGCCCTCCTGCAAGGCCTCCCGCGCCTCCGGCGCCTCGTGGGGCCTCTGGGCCCGCTCCAACGGCTCCCTGTCCCGAGATGTCGGGGGCGTGGGGAGCTGCGTCTCGATCTGATGGTCCTGACGGGAGTTCGACTTGCGGACGGACTTGGTCTTGGGACGGGTACGGGTTGCCGTGGCCATGGGACACCTCCCCGCGCGTCGCGGGATAATCCGTGGGAGGTGCGGATCCGGCCCGCGGAATGCAGGCGTCCATCCGTCCCCC from Aquisphaera giovannonii includes these protein-coding regions:
- a CDS encoding RpnC/YadD family protein, which gives rise to MAKPFDAILKEIFGEAPGPLLEVLLRRPVGPARVQSAELSTVTAEADSVIRVDEPEPWLAHVEFQTSYNASLPLRMLRYNVLVHYRHELPVRSVALLLAREADGPAMAGLYRRELPGGDPCHDFRYNVVRIWELPAEAILSAAPAVAPLAAIADVTEERLPGVLQAIRRKLEAGAPEGQFKALWTATYILMGLKFSDEIVDRVITGVENMRESSTYQKILREGRAEGEAIGLRKALKRIGSRKLGIISAADEKLLDGITDEAALEALTDRLDSATNWEDLLRDVPRDSANPSVNL
- a CDS encoding RpnC/YadD family protein, whose translation is MAKPFDAILREIFGEAPGPLLEVLLRRPVGPARVQSAELSTVTAEADSVIRVDEPEPWLAHVEFQTSYDPALPLRMLRYNVLAHYRHRLPVRSIALLLCKEANGPAMTGIYRPAPLGDDASLEFRYNTIRLWEWPAESLLSADPAMAPLAAIADVSADRLPGVLHAIREKLEAETPEDRFRKLWTATYILMGLKFSAEVADHLISGVENMAESSTYLKILNEGVVKGQIQELKRTIKRLGRIKFGAIEPAHEAAVDRVADLETLERLSERVLFTNGWDELLGELPRDSGDRPEPR
- a CDS encoding RpnC/YadD family protein; translated protein: MSKPFDAILKEIFGEAPGPLLEVLLRRPVGPARVQSAELSTVTAEADSVIRVDEPEPWLAHVEFQTSYDASLPLRMLRYNALAHYRHRLPVLSIALLLAREADGPALSGHYGAAFPGAEPRLEFRYNVVRLWEWSAEEVIAAGPSAAPLATLADVTEQELPGVLQAISQTMGREIASDKFRKLWTATYILMGLKFPNELVDRLITGVEDMAESSTYLKILRQGGIQELKRTIKRLGRIKFGAIEPAHEAAVDRVADLETLERLSERVLFANGWDELLGELPRDSGGPAETR
- the hemB gene encoding porphobilinogen synthase, with the protein product MTFQPTAGYPLHRPRRLRAHPRLRDLTRENRLGVDDLIYPLFVYHGTNLRREIPSMPGQFQLSLDRFREAIDEVVELRIPAILLFGIPDSKDAFGSAACRDDGIVQEAVSIAKRQAPELLVITDLCFCEYTDHGHCGPLSDRGGRLDVDNDATLPLLARQAVSHARAGADVIAPSGMMDGMVKAIREGLDAEGFTGTPIMAYSAKFASGYYGPFREAAESAPAFGDRRSYQMDPANGDEAIREAALDLAEGADIVMVKPALAYLDVARRIKDTFGVPLAAYNVSGEYAMVKAAARNGWIDERRIVLETLTGFKRAGIDMILTYHAPDVARWLREG